The DNA segment ATGAACTCACGCCACAGCGGCGCCACCGTCGCCCCGCCGGCGGCCAGCGCCGCGGTGTTGAACTCGGCGGCCACCACCGTCGCGCGGTCGGCGAGCAGCGCGGTATCCAGCAGCGCCAACGCCCGTTCGGTGGTCAGCGCGGCCAGCCCGACCTGACGCACCCGGGCCAGATCCCGCTCCCTGAGGTGACGAGTCATCGCCGAGGCCCGTTCCCACAACCCCCAGGCCACCGACACCCCGGCCAGCCCGCGCGCGCGCCGATGGGTCGCCAGGCCGTCCAAGAAGGCATTGGCCGCCGCGTAGTTGCCCTGACCCGGGGTGCCCACGATTCCCGCCATCGACGAAAACAGCACAAACGCAGCCAAATCCATGCCTCGGGTGAGCTCGTGCAGATTCCAGGCGCCGTCGACCTTGGCCCGCAACACCGCATCCACCCGCTCCGGGGTCAAGCTGGTGATCACCGCGTCGTCGAGAACACCGGCGGCATGAAACACCCCCTTGAGGGGATAGCGTGGATCCAGGCCGGCCAACAGTGCGGCCACCTCTGCACGATCGGCCACGTCGCAGGCCACCACGCGCACCCGGGCCCCATCGTCGCGCAATCGAGCGACCAGCTCCGCCGCGCCCTCGGCCCGCCCGCCGCCGCGGCTGACCAGCACAACGTTGGCCACCCCATGGCGCCGGACCAGATGGGCAGCCACCGCCGAGCCGGCCATCCCGGTGCCACCCGTGATCAGCACCGTGCCCCCCGACAACTCCGAATATCCGTCGGGACCGTCGGGGATGGTCAACACCACTTTGCCGACGTGGCGGGCGTGACTGACAAACCGATATGCCGCCGGGGCGCGCCGCACGTCAAAAGCCTTGACCGGCAACGGTGCCAACACACCGGCGTCGAACAATGGCAGTAACTGGCCGAACATCGCCGCGATACCATCGGGGCCGGCCTCGAGAAGATCGAACGCCCGATACCGCACCCCAGGATGCCGCTGGGCCAGCGTCTGTGCGTCGCGAACGTCCGTCTTGCCCATCTCGATGAAGTGCCCACCGCGGGTCACCAACCGCAGCGACGCGTCCACAAACTCACCCGCCAGGGAGTTGAGCACCACATCCACCCCGCGGCCGCCGGTGACCGCCAGGAACTTCTCCGCGAACTCCAGCGTCCGCGAATCGGCGAGGTGGTCGTCGTCAAAACCCATCGCCCGCAAGGTATCCCACTTTGCCCGACTCGCGGTGACAAAGACCTCCGCACCCCAGTGCCGGGCCAACGCCACCGCGGCCATGCCTACCCCACCGGCGCCGGCATGCACCAACACCTTCTGTCCGGCCGACACCCCGGCCAACACCGACAACCCGTAGAGGGCGGTGAGAAACACCGCCGGCACCCCGGCGGCCGCCACCAACGACCATCCCGGCGGCACCGCCGTCACCAATCGCGCATCCACCACCGCCTCGGACCCCACCACCCCCAACAGCCCCATCACCCGATCACCAACGGCCAAATTAGTTACCCCCGAACCGATTTCGACGATCACCCCGGCCCCGTCGACACCCAACTCCCCGCCGCCGGGATACATCCCCAACGCCACCAACACATCCCGGAAATTCACCCCCACCGCGGCCACCGCCACCCGCACCTGCCCCGCCGCCAGCCCCACCCGGCCGGTCGGCGCGACCACCACATCCTCTAGCGTCCTGCCACCGCCGGTGGTCAGCCGCCACGCCCCGGGCCCCAGCGTCAACACCGAGCCGGCCGCCAGCGGCGCCAACCGGGCCGCATGCACCACACCCCCACGAACCACCAACTGCGGCTCGCCGCAACCCACCACGTCCCCAACGTCCACCGATCCGTCGGAATCCACCAACACCAGCCGTCCGGGATGCTCGGCCTGAGCCGAGCGCACCAACCCCCACACCGCGGCGCCCGCCAGATCGGTGACATCCTCACCCGTCAGGCCCACCGCGCCGTGCGTCAGCACCACCAGGACGCCGGTCCGATCCGCGGTCAGCCATGACCGCACCACCGCCACCGCCTCGTGCACAGCACGATGCACCGAGGCCACGGTGTCGGCGCCAGCACCCGGCTCCCATACGGCCGAGTCTCCAATGCCGTTGCCCGCCAACGGCACCGGCGACCACACCACTTCGTGCAAGCCCGCACCACCGGCGGCCGAGGTCCCCGTCATCGTCGCCGACAAGGCAGCCGCCGACACCGGTCGAAGCAGCAACTGGCGCGCCGAAAACACCGGCAACCCCGCCGAATCGGCCAGCTCCACCGACACCGCACCAGCACCCGCCGGCGCTATCTTGGCCCGCACCCGCGAGGCGCCCGCCGCGTGCAGACCCACCCCCTGCCACGAAAACGGCAGCACCGTCTGGTCCGGGCCCTCGGCAACCCCCCACGCGTGCAGGACCGCATCCAACACCGCCGGATGAATCCCAAACCCGTCCACCCGCACACCCTCCGGAGCCGCAACCTCGGCGAAAACCTCGCGCCCCCGACGCCAGAGCGCCCGCAACCCCCGAAACGCGGGCCCATACCCGTATCCGCGCCGGGCCAATGCGTCATATCCATCGCCGACGGCCAGCGGCCGCGCCCCCACCGGCGGCCAGATCGACAGATCGGTCCGCGGCCGCACCGGCCCGGCCGTCAGCACGCCCTGCGCGTGCAACACCCACGCCGAATCCGAACCCGATTGTCCACCAGTCGAATACACCCACACTTCGCGGGAGCCGGTTGCCCCCGCGGAGCCCACGATCACCTGCACCCGCACCCCGCCGGCCGCCGGCAGCGCCAACGGGGTCAACAACGTCAGCTCCTGCACCACCGGGCAACCCGCCTCGTCCCCGGCCCGCAGCACCAACTCCACAAACCCCGCCCCGGGGAACAACACCACCCCGGCGACCGCGTGATCGGCCAGCCACCCCTGCACACCGAGGGACAACCGACCCGTCAACACCACCCCACCCACGTCGGGCCGCTGTACCGCCGCGCCCAGCAGTGGATGCCCGAGCCCGACCAGGCCCGCACCGCCCACGTCCCGAGCGCCCGACTCCGCCAACCAGAACCGTCGCCGCGCAAACCCATACGTCGGCAGCTCCACCCGCCGACCGCCCAACCGGGCAAAAACCCGATCCCAACCCACGGCGACACCGTGCACATGGGCTTGCGCGACCGACAACCAGAACCGGTCGAGCCCACCGTCGTCGCGGCCCAGGGTCGGGATGACGATCGACTCAGCGGAAGCACCGGGATCGGCGTCGGCCAAGGTCTCCTCGACAGCGGTGATCAACACCGGATGTGGGCTGGCTTCGATGAACACCCGGTATCCGTCCTCGGCGGCGCCACGGACGGCCCGCTCAAACTGCACCGTCTGCCGGATGCTGCGGTACCAGTAGTCGGCGGTCAAACCGGCGGTGTCCATCAGTTCGCCGGTGACCGTGGAGAAGAACGCGACCGGCGACGACCGCGACTCGATGCCGTGCAGCGCCGCGGCGAGATCGTCGCGGATCGCGCCCACCTGGGCCGAGTGCGACGCGTAGTCGACGTCGATCCTGCGGGCGCGAATGTTGTCGGCCGCGCACCGACTGAGCAACTCCTCCAGGGCGTCGACGTCACCGGCGACCGCGACCGCCGAAACACCGTTGACCGCAGCGATATTCAGTCGGGCACCCCAGGAAGCCACCAGCTCCCGGGCCCGCGGGAGACCACATGCCAACGAAACCATGCCCCCCGCACCCGACAACCGCATCAACAGTCGGCTGCGCAGCGCCACCACCCGTGCGGCGTCCTCAAGCGAGAGCGCACCGGCCACACAGGCGGCGGCGATCTCGCCCTGGGAATGCCCGATCACCGCGTCGGCAACCACGCCCACCGACCGCCACACCTCGGCCAGTGACACCATGACCGCCCACAGCGCCGGTTGCAGCACGTCCACCCGATCCAGCCCCGGCGCGCCCGGCGCCGCCCGCACGACGTCGAGCAGCGACCACTCCACCTGCTCACCGAGCGCCTTGTCGCAGCGGTGCATCTGCTCGGCGAACACCGGTGACTCGTCAAGTAACTGGGCGCCCATGCCTGGCCATTGCGATCCCTGCCCCGGAAACACAAACACCGTCTTGCCCACCGACCTGGCCCGGCCCACCACCACACCGGTACCCGGCTCACCGGACGCCAGACCCGCCAGCCTGTCCATCAACTGGGTGCGATCGGCACCCACCACCACGGCCCGATGCTGGAACGTCGACCGTGTGTTGACCAGCGACCACCCGACATCGAGCGCGCGCACATTCTCGTCGGCACCCACCCACGCCAGCAACCGTTGCGCCTGGTTGACCAACGCCCGCGCCGACCGCGCCGACACCAGCCACGGCACGGCCGCCGAATGGCTATCATGTACTGCGGCAACGGGTTCCTCGGCGGACGGAGCCTGCTCTAGGATCACGTGCGCATTGGTGCCGCTAATTCCGAACGACGACACCCCGGCCCGCCGGGGCCGGCCGTGCACCTGCCACGGCCGGGATTCGGTCAACAACGATACTGCCCCCGTCGACCAATCCACATGCGGCGTGGGCACATCCACGTGCAACGTCTTCGGCAGCACGCCGTGGCGCATCGCCTGCACCATCTTGATCACCCCGGCCACCCCCGCGGCGGCCGACGTATGACCCATGTTGGATTTGATCGATCCCAACCACAGCGGCCGATCCGCCGGCCTATGCTGCCCGTAGGTCGCCAGGATCGCCTGTGCCTCAATGGGATCCCCCAGTGTGGTGCCCGTCCCGTGGCCCTCGACCACGTCCACATCGGCGGCGCCGAGCCGCGCATTGGCCAACGCCGCCCGAATCACCCGCTGCTGCGCCGGCCCGTTCGGCGTGGCCAGCCCGTTGGAGGCGCCATCCTGATTCACCGCCGACCCGC comes from the Mycobacterium shinjukuense genome and includes:
- a CDS encoding type I polyketide synthase; its protein translation is MDSTHEELVEALRAALKDNQRLKRENRDYLALIGEPVAVVGMACRYPGGVDSPEALWQLVAQGRDVVSEFPADRGWDLAGLFDPDPDAVGKSYTRCGGFLADVADFDAEFFAIAPSEALAMDPQQRLLLEVSWEALERTGIDPLRLRGSATGVFAGVFHGSYGGQGRVPGELERYGLRGSTLSVASGRVSYALGLEGPAVSVDTACSSSLVAVHLAVQSLRLGECDLALAGGVTVMATPAMFIEFSRQRALSADGRCKAYAGAADGTAFSEGAGALVLERLTDAHRLGHPVLAVVRGSAVNQDGASNGLATPNGPAQQRVIRAALANARLGAADVDVVEGHGTGTTLGDPIEAQAILATYGQHRPADRPLWLGSIKSNMGHTSAAAGVAGVIKMVQAMRHGVLPKTLHVDVPTPHVDWSTGAVSLLTESRPWQVHGRPRRAGVSSFGISGTNAHVILEQAPSAEEPVAAVHDSHSAAVPWLVSARSARALVNQAQRLLAWVGADENVRALDVGWSLVNTRSTFQHRAVVVGADRTQLMDRLAGLASGEPGTGVVVGRARSVGKTVFVFPGQGSQWPGMGAQLLDESPVFAEQMHRCDKALGEQVEWSLLDVVRAAPGAPGLDRVDVLQPALWAVMVSLAEVWRSVGVVADAVIGHSQGEIAAACVAGALSLEDAARVVALRSRLLMRLSGAGGMVSLACGLPRARELVASWGARLNIAAVNGVSAVAVAGDVDALEELLSRCAADNIRARRIDVDYASHSAQVGAIRDDLAAALHGIESRSSPVAFFSTVTGELMDTAGLTADYWYRSIRQTVQFERAVRGAAEDGYRVFIEASPHPVLITAVEETLADADPGASAESIVIPTLGRDDGGLDRFWLSVAQAHVHGVAVGWDRVFARLGGRRVELPTYGFARRRFWLAESGARDVGGAGLVGLGHPLLGAAVQRPDVGGVVLTGRLSLGVQGWLADHAVAGVVLFPGAGFVELVLRAGDEAGCPVVQELTLLTPLALPAAGGVRVQVIVGSAGATGSREVWVYSTGGQSGSDSAWVLHAQGVLTAGPVRPRTDLSIWPPVGARPLAVGDGYDALARRGYGYGPAFRGLRALWRRGREVFAEVAAPEGVRVDGFGIHPAVLDAVLHAWGVAEGPDQTVLPFSWQGVGLHAAGASRVRAKIAPAGAGAVSVELADSAGLPVFSARQLLLRPVSAAALSATMTGTSAAGGAGLHEVVWSPVPLAGNGIGDSAVWEPGAGADTVASVHRAVHEAVAVVRSWLTADRTGVLVVLTHGAVGLTGEDVTDLAGAAVWGLVRSAQAEHPGRLVLVDSDGSVDVGDVVGCGEPQLVVRGGVVHAARLAPLAAGSVLTLGPGAWRLTTGGGRTLEDVVVAPTGRVGLAAGQVRVAVAAVGVNFRDVLVALGMYPGGGELGVDGAGVIVEIGSGVTNLAVGDRVMGLLGVVGSEAVVDARLVTAVPPGWSLVAAAGVPAVFLTALYGLSVLAGVSAGQKVLVHAGAGGVGMAAVALARHWGAEVFVTASRAKWDTLRAMGFDDDHLADSRTLEFAEKFLAVTGGRGVDVVLNSLAGEFVDASLRLVTRGGHFIEMGKTDVRDAQTLAQRHPGVRYRAFDLLEAGPDGIAAMFGQLLPLFDAGVLAPLPVKAFDVRRAPAAYRFVSHARHVGKVVLTIPDGPDGYSELSGGTVLITGGTGMAGSAVAAHLVRRHGVANVVLVSRGGGRAEGAAELVARLRDDGARVRVVACDVADRAEVAALLAGLDPRYPLKGVFHAAGVLDDAVITSLTPERVDAVLRAKVDGAWNLHELTRGMDLAAFVLFSSMAGIVGTPGQGNYAAANAFLDGLATHRRARGLAGVSVAWGLWERASAMTRHLRERDLARVRQVGLAALTTERALALLDTALLADRATVVAAEFNTAALAAGGATVAPLWREFITRPARRVLDATDAAASVSDLVTRLHALAPEQRHRELVELVSHSAATVLGRSSTGDIDSHKSFQDLGFDSLTAVELRNRLNTATGLTLSPTLIFDYPTPNILAQHLDGQLKATAVTANEPHLVARIDDLIGELQTLLAQPELSPDDKARLADRVRSLLANPKPEDHDITTATESQLFAIIDEELGS